The following coding sequences are from one Clarias gariepinus isolate MV-2021 ecotype Netherlands chromosome 19, CGAR_prim_01v2, whole genome shotgun sequence window:
- the barhl1b gene encoding barH-like homeobox 1b: protein MEASTHGACSGSGFGIDSLLSHRPGSPVVVVAKANGGLEGECRSPPEFSAASDAESVCSSPPSPRREEEERDEDEEREAHEQRRGRALALPSHTHHGPVSAAPQPRTVTSSFLIRDILADCKPLAACAPYSSNGQPTHEASRLASKVADEFIEKIHSNSSSDGEYNKVKEEGDREISSSRDSPQVRLKKPRKARTAFTDHQLAQLERSFERQKYLSVQDRMELAASLNLTDTQVKTWYQNRRTKWKRQTAVGLELLAEAGNYSALQRMFPSPYFYPQGLVSGLDPGAAALSYLCRGAGAPPPAAPAALQRPPLVPRILLHGLQGGHEPPPPLPPLPGVVLPRPTPPR, encoded by the exons ATGGAGGCGTCCACCCACGGCGCGTGCTCCGGCTCCGGCTTTGGCATCGACTCTCTGCTGTCCCACAGACCCGGAAGTCCGGTGGTGGTCGTCGCCAAGGCTAACGGCGGCTTGGAGGGAGAATGCCGGTCTCCGCCCGAGTTCAGCGCCGCGTCGGACGCGGAGAGCGTATGCTCGAGCCCGCCGTCGCCGAGACGCGAAGAGGAGGAGCGCGACGAAGACGAGGAGCGCGAGGCGCATGAGCAAAGGCGAGGCCGCGCTCTCGCACTGCCGTCCCACACGCATCACGGCCCGGTCTCCGCTGCGCCCCAGCCACGCACGGTCACCTCCTCCTTCCTGATCAGAGACATCCTGGCCGATTGCAAGCCGCTAGCCGCGTGCGCGCCTTATTCCAGCAACGGGCAACCGACGCACGAGGCGAGCAGGTTAGCTTCCAAAGTGGCGGACGAGTTCATCGAGAAAATACACAGCAACTCGTCCTCAGACGGAGAATACAATAAAG tgaaagaagagggagacagagagatctCCAGCAGCAGAGACAGTCCCCAGGTGCGACTAAAGAAGCCGCGGAAAGCGCGCACCGCCTTCACTGACCACCAGCTCGCACAACTCGAGCGAAGCTTTGAGCGCCAGAAGTACCTGAGCGTGCAGGACCGCATGGAGCTCGCGGCCTCTCTCAACCTCACCGACACGCAGGTGAAGACCTGGTACCAAAACAGAAG GACAAAATGGAAAAGGCAGACGGCGGTGGGACTGGAACTCTTAGCGGAAGCCGGGAATTACTCTGCCTTACAGAGGATGTTTCCGTCGCCGTATTTCTACCCGCAAGGTCTGGTGTCGGGTCTGGACCCCGGAGCGGCTGCGTTGTCCTACCTGTGCCGGGGCGCCGGAGCTCCTCCCCCCGCTGCTCCTGCAGCTCTACAGCGGCCTCCGCTCGTACCGCGGATCCTCCTGCACGGGCTGCAGGGCGGACACGAGCCTCCGCCGCCTCTCCCCCCGTTGCCCGGGGTGGTACTGCCCAGACCCACCCCACCCCGATGA